The DNA sequence AACAACTTCTGGATGCCTTTGATATCATAAGGTACCAACCAACGGTATTGCCAAAGTGTACCCTCATATAGTCCATCACCATGCATGATATCAGAATTTTCATCCATGGTCAAAAACTTCTCTTTCCAAGTTTTTCGGTAGTTAATTGCCTTTTTTTGGTACTTCCTATACTCTTTCCCCTTTCCTATTTCCCTGGCAACTTGAGAAAGTGCCCACAAATCGTAACTGGATTCCAGAACATTGTCCGGTGTCTCAAAAGGGAGTTGACGGGCCTCCTCTTTCAGATGGGGATAAATTGATTCGAGGGAAAAGGGCAGTAACCCCTTTTTATGGGCCTCCAAGACCACAATACCTGAATGTTCGGTTCTCACCGTAAGAAAGGGTTCTTTTTCTGTTGCCCAATCTGGCTTACCCTGTTGGTATAGCTTTCCAATGGCACTTACCATGTCTTTATAATACTCGGGATAGAGCAAAGACAATAGTGGTAGTTTTGTTCGAAAGGTATCCCAAATGGACCAGCCGTGATAATGGTCGGCCCTATCCGTTCCATAAATTTTCCCATCACTTCCCCTAAAGGAGCCATCTTCATCCTGAATCTGAAAAGGGGTCTGTAGCACATGGTACAAATGGGTGTAAAAAAGTTTCTTGTGTACGTTATTTTCACCCTCAACCTCAACTACTGATAAGATGTTGGCCCACTCTTCATGGGCTTGTCTTTTTACCTCTTCAAAACTTTTGTCGTGAAATTGTTGAAGGTTTTTAAGGGCACTTTGGGCACTTACGGTGGAAATCGCGCACAAAACACGTACTTCATTTTCTTCAGGGGTTTTGAAAGAAAAGAAAATTTTGCCATCCTTTTCCTCTATATTGAAGTTTTTCAGACTGGTGGCCAGCGCATAATAGAAAGTGTACTTTCCTTTATCACAGACATTGGCACCAGATATTTCACCCATTATCACCCCATTTTCTTGAATATGATGTTTTTCGTGATAAAACTTTGAAAGAGAGCTGGTCAAATCAATGGTCAGTCCGACAGTTTCACTTTTGGGGAAGGTGTATCTATGAAAGGCCACTTGGCGGGTTGCAGTGAATTCACATCGTATTCCATCCTCCAACTCCACTGTATAATAACCCGCCTGTGCCCTTTCTGTTTCCTTTTTATATGCTCGTGGATTAGGGTAAGGAGAACTGGAACCGATATAAGGCAATATTCTCAAGTTGCCCCCTACGCCCCGACAACCCACACCAGAAAATCGGGTGTTTGAAAAGCCTAGAATTTCGTCGGCATCGAAGTTATATCCTGAATGACCCAGCGGGTGGGAGTCGGGTGCCGGTTTTGCCATTCCAAAAGGAACCCCAGCAGCGGGATCTGTTTGGCCATGATCACTCCCCGTACAGATAAAGGGATCTACATAATCAACGTTCTGTGCCCTGCTGCCTTCTTCCCTTTGTGTATAAAGAAGTGACGTTCCGACAACTATGTAAAACAATACAGTTTTAAATTTCACCGTTAGAAATTTATAATCGATATGATATAACCATAAAAAGTAATTGATTTTATCGAACAGATAGTTTATTTTCAATAAAAAATGAGGACAGGGTACAACACAATTGTACCTGCCTGCCCTCAAAAAACTCAACTAACTCAACTAAAACAACTAATACAATCTGGTCGAACTCTTAGTACCCTGGATTTTGTTCCAAAGAACCATCTGATAACAACAGCTCATTGGCCGGGATGGGTCTTAGCAGGTGAATACTGCTATCAAACGCACCATGATCCGCATTTTGTGGATTGTACAGATTCAACCGTTCCTCCAATTTGCCTGTCCGTTTTAAAACAGCCCATCGATTTTCCTCTCCTGCTAATTCAATGGCCCGCTCGTCAAGGAGGTTGTCTAGGGTCAACTCTGAATAAAAATTGGCTTCACCGGTCGCCCTTTCCCTGACAATATTGAGGTGCTGCAAGCCAGATGCGCCGTTGCCGGCCGCCAAATAAGCCTCGGCCGCAATCAAATGGGTCTCGCCTATCCTGAACACATAAGTATCTCTTGAACCATTGCCTGCCCCATCAATGCCCACATCATCGAATTTCTTGAAAATGGGGAAATTGATGCGGTTGATATTGGAGGAGTATTGATAGACGGCTCCCGGAACATTGTCTGGAACACCAAACAGGTATTGGTCTGGTTGGTACACCCAATATCGGTTCAACTTATCTGCCAATTCAGTGGCATCCAAAGCCGTTTTGGGATAATAGATCACTGTATCACCCACTGCTATGGGGTCTTCCGGTTGTCCTTCACCCGACGAAAACGTAACCTCTTCCGCAGCAAACAAGGCACGGTGAAGGGTAACATCGTCCCTTGTATCATTGGCGGCAAAGAGTCCATAAAAATAGGGAGTGGGCATCAAGGAGGAACTCCTTGCCCCATATACACTATTTCTACCTACACCCGCATAGTTTTCTATGGCATTCATCAAAAGGCCGTGCTTTGAATTGCTACGATCGTTGTCATTGCCCCCGGGCCCATACTGCACGGCAAACAAAACCTCATCATTCACCTGATTGCCATAATCAAACAGCTCGGCAAAGGTTTGGCTTCTTAAATCGTAGCTTCCGATGGCCTGCTCTGCAAGCGAAGCGGCGGTATCAAAATCTGTGCCACTGCCAAACGTCTTGTAACCCCTTGTCAAGTACACATCGGCCAGCAGGTGCTGTGCGGCCCTTCTGGAAAACCGTCCTGTTTGTGGCGCATCAAGCAAATCGGGAATGGCCGCCTCCAAATCGGAGATAATCTGGCCAAAGGTTTCTTCCTCACTTGATCTTGCATAGTCTGAACGTATTGATGTGGTCTCTTCCAATTCTAAAACCACCCCCCCATAATGCTGTACCAGATTGTAGAGTGCCAATGCCCTTAGGGCCCTTGCCTGGGCAATTCCATAATCTCTGGCACCCAAATTGGCATCACTCCAAGCAATGTCGTTTTGATACCTATTGATGGCAATGTTGGCATCTGCGATCAAATCATAGTTTTCCCTCCAATAGTCCACGATATTTTGATTGTCAGAGGCCAATCCAAAATAGTCATTGAAGCTATTGAATTCCTCAACCTGGGTTTGGACCGTATAGATATCGGTACCTGACATATTGATGTCGTATTGTTTATAAATATCCCTCAAATCCTCATAGATGCCCACGACCAATTGGTCTGCATTGTCCTCCCCTATGAAGGTTTCCGCTGTTACATCGGAAAAGAACTCCTCTTCTAGATAGTCGTCACAGGCCATAAAACATGCTATCACAACCAAGAGAAAGATGTATTTTAAATTTTTAAAAGATTTCATTTCTATTTTTTTTATAGGATTATAGTGATACGTTTAGGCCAAAGAGAATGGTCTTGGTCATATAGGCACTGCTATACGAGTTTTGCAGTCCGGTTTCTGGATCAGGTCCTTCATAATCAGTAAAGATGAAAGGATTTTGAATATCCAAGGAAAGACGAAGATCGTTCAATCTTAACTTGTCCAGCAATTCTCTTTGAAAGGTATACGTGAGGCCTATATTACCAATCTTCACAAAATCAAATTCCTCGTAGTAATACTCCCCAGGGTGCGCATAGTCCAATGCCGGTCTTTTTGCATTGGGGTTGTTGGGGGTCCAGTAATCGAGATCCAGTTTATTGAATTTGGCCCCGTCATTTTGATACGGTGCAAAGTTTTGGTAAAATTCAGAATGGCCCAAGGTACCTTGCCGTGTGTTCATCTGAACCCTAAACTCAAGGTTCTTGTAATAAAAGGTATTGGTCATGCCACCAATCCAATCAGGAGCGTTAGAGCCAATGACCACCTTATCTTCATTGTTGATAAGGCCGTCGTTGTTTTGGTCCACAAACTTGAATTGCCCGGGCAGGGCCCCAAAAGACTCCGCTTCGGCGGCTTCGTCAAGTTGCCAAATTCCTTCATTTTCGTATGCAAAAATGGCATCTACCGGTTGGCCCACTTGTAGCACGCCGTGACGCCCAAAGGGAACCATGTCCAAATCCCCATCAATACGTAAAATCTCGTTCTTGTTTCTGGCAAAGTTCAACTCTGTTCGCCATCTGAAATTTCTCGTGGATATGTTCAAGCTATTGAGGGACAACTCAATACCACGGTTCCTTACCGAGCCAAAGTTGCCTATGGCATCGTCAAATCCGGAAATGTCAAACAATTCCCTGTTAAAAATACTACCATCGGTTTCTTTGTTGTAATAGTCTATGGATAGGCCGATTCTGTTGGAAAACAAGCCCATATCCAGACCAATGTTGATCTCATCTGACACCTCCCAGGTCAAATCTTGGTTAGACAGTCTACGTATGGTTTGGCTGTTGGTAAGCTCATCACCGAACAGATAGGTAGAGCCGTTCAAGAAAGACAGGGACCCATAGGGACTTACCGATTCTATATTACCAGTTTGACCATAAGACAATCGCAATTTAAGGTTGGATAACCAATCGATGTCTTGGGCAAAATTCTCCTCGCCGATTCTCCAGGCAAAGGCGGCCGTGGGAAAGAAATCCCATTTGTTGTCTTCGGCCAATCGGGAAGCGCCATCGTAACGACCGGTCAATGTAAACAAGTATTTGTCTTTGATGGAGTAGATGACTCTTCCTGTCAACGAGGCCAAATTCTCTTTTACAAAGAAGCTGTCGTTATCTCTGATATCAAGCCCTGCTCCCGTATTGAAAAAGGAAAAATCGTCAGTACTAAAGTTACGGGTCTGGATGTTGCTTCCTTCCGTTTCCCTTTGGTAAAGTGAACCTATCACGGTTGCCTTGAGTTCATGATCTTGAAAAGGCGTAAAGTTCATGTCCACGATATTATCCCAGACATAAGATACATCGGTGAAGGTGTTGTAGTAAGAGCGTATTCTACCGGGGTCATTTCTTGCA is a window from the Muricauda sp. SCSIO 65647 genome containing:
- a CDS encoding RagB/SusD family nutrient uptake outer membrane protein, with translation MKSFKNLKYIFLLVVIACFMACDDYLEEEFFSDVTAETFIGEDNADQLVVGIYEDLRDIYKQYDINMSGTDIYTVQTQVEEFNSFNDYFGLASDNQNIVDYWRENYDLIADANIAINRYQNDIAWSDANLGARDYGIAQARALRALALYNLVQHYGGVVLELEETTSIRSDYARSSEEETFGQIISDLEAAIPDLLDAPQTGRFSRRAAQHLLADVYLTRGYKTFGSGTDFDTAASLAEQAIGSYDLRSQTFAELFDYGNQVNDEVLFAVQYGPGGNDNDRSNSKHGLLMNAIENYAGVGRNSVYGARSSSLMPTPYFYGLFAANDTRDDVTLHRALFAAEEVTFSSGEGQPEDPIAVGDTVIYYPKTALDATELADKLNRYWVYQPDQYLFGVPDNVPGAVYQYSSNINRINFPIFKKFDDVGIDGAGNGSRDTYVFRIGETHLIAAEAYLAAGNGASGLQHLNIVRERATGEANFYSELTLDNLLDERAIELAGEENRWAVLKRTGKLEERLNLYNPQNADHGAFDSSIHLLRPIPANELLLSDGSLEQNPGY
- a CDS encoding TonB-dependent receptor, whose product is MMKKPIFLLLILFMGMAAISWGQQTVTGVVLDDQNVPLPGASVLEKGTDNGVVTDFDGNFTISVQDNGAILVVSYIGFESKEIQLDGSPNYTVQLSTSATGLDEVVVIGYGTTTRKDLTGSVVSLGSQDVVEQRKTDVAQAIQGRLAGVDVRTLNNKPGAPLSILVRGNTALTNNNAGNDGVNDDPGSDLSQPLYVVDGIFFDNINALNPADIQQIDVLKDASSTAIYGARGANGVVIITTKNGLEGPTRFTYDATFGVRSPVNVPDFYNGDEYVAFVEDVVRARDFGQLFPGNPTVDDYNAIVPDLTIEFVDDEERNNVAQRAYTDWIDLFQETGIQTSHTFGVSGGENGLVYNASIGYLKDEGVLGIEEFERYNLTGALTKKINDRFSLGVKTYLAFSEREEGSRELFRSSFRLAPTVNPYDENGAIDLIPDEQDQRFINPLYERDGAWTVNTKRFDIIANVFLEYKPLPWMNIKTQFSPNLSANRFGEYRGLLTKSARNDPGRIRSYYNTFTDVSYVWDNIVDMNFTPFQDHELKATVIGSLYQRETEGSNIQTRNFSTDDFSFFNTGAGLDIRDNDSFFVKENLASLTGRVIYSIKDKYLFTLTGRYDGASRLAEDNKWDFFPTAAFAWRIGEENFAQDIDWLSNLKLRLSYGQTGNIESVSPYGSLSFLNGSTYLFGDELTNSQTIRRLSNQDLTWEVSDEINIGLDMGLFSNRIGLSIDYYNKETDGSIFNRELFDISGFDDAIGNFGSVRNRGIELSLNSLNISTRNFRWRTELNFARNKNEILRIDGDLDMVPFGRHGVLQVGQPVDAIFAYENEGIWQLDEAAEAESFGALPGQFKFVDQNNDGLINNEDKVVIGSNAPDWIGGMTNTFYYKNLEFRVQMNTRQGTLGHSEFYQNFAPYQNDGAKFNKLDLDYWTPNNPNAKRPALDYAHPGEYYYEEFDFVKIGNIGLTYTFQRELLDKLRLNDLRLSLDIQNPFIFTDYEGPDPETGLQNSYSSAYMTKTILFGLNVSL
- a CDS encoding GH92 family glycosyl hydrolase, which gives rise to MKFKTVLFYIVVGTSLLYTQREEGSRAQNVDYVDPFICTGSDHGQTDPAAGVPFGMAKPAPDSHPLGHSGYNFDADEILGFSNTRFSGVGCRGVGGNLRILPYIGSSSPYPNPRAYKKETERAQAGYYTVELEDGIRCEFTATRQVAFHRYTFPKSETVGLTIDLTSSLSKFYHEKHHIQENGVIMGEISGANVCDKGKYTFYYALATSLKNFNIEEKDGKIFFSFKTPEENEVRVLCAISTVSAQSALKNLQQFHDKSFEEVKRQAHEEWANILSVVEVEGENNVHKKLFYTHLYHVLQTPFQIQDEDGSFRGSDGKIYGTDRADHYHGWSIWDTFRTKLPLLSLLYPEYYKDMVSAIGKLYQQGKPDWATEKEPFLTVRTEHSGIVVLEAHKKGLLPFSLESIYPHLKEEARQLPFETPDNVLESSYDLWALSQVAREIGKGKEYRKYQKKAINYRKTWKEKFLTMDENSDIMHGDGLYEGTLWQYRWLVPYDIKGIQKLLGGKKVFEEQLDYFFDNELFNIGNQPDIQVPYLYVYTRSPWKTQKLVNRLMTKKTNNWYGTHEKWKTPSTRKIFQATPHGYIREMDDDAGTMSAWFVCSAIGLYPVFPGSTQLALTTPLFQKIAIKTPGKPLQIVTNGFSTENIFIQKVTWNGDEINSSLIDFNMISRGGVLQFELGNKPKPKRDKNF